The following proteins come from a genomic window of Burkholderia stabilis:
- the tssE gene encoding type VI secretion system baseplate subunit TssE has translation MKRFEPSFLDKLFDDEPHLPASAAMRQLSLDELKNTVARDVEAILNTRIAHTENELAALPECQKSVLTYGLNDFAGLSLASHYDRAFICKSIQQAIARHEPRLQQVQVTFELNEQATNALYFAIQALLVVHPAEEPVSFDAMLQPSTLQYSVTRARAARMQ, from the coding sequence ATGAAGCGATTCGAACCCAGTTTTCTCGACAAGCTGTTCGACGACGAACCGCACCTGCCGGCCTCGGCCGCGATGCGGCAATTGTCGCTGGACGAGCTCAAGAACACGGTCGCCCGCGACGTCGAGGCGATTCTCAACACGCGTATCGCGCACACCGAAAACGAGCTGGCCGCGCTGCCGGAATGCCAGAAATCGGTGCTGACCTACGGGCTGAACGATTTCGCGGGGCTGAGCCTCGCGAGCCACTACGACCGCGCGTTCATCTGCAAGTCGATCCAGCAGGCCATCGCGCGCCACGAGCCGCGCCTGCAGCAGGTGCAGGTGACGTTCGAGCTGAACGAGCAGGCCACCAACGCGCTCTATTTCGCGATCCAGGCGCTGCTCGTCGTGCATCCGGCCGAGGAGCCGGTCAGTTTCGACGCGATGCTGCAACCGTCGACGCTGCAGTATTCGGTCACGCGCGCACGCGCCGCAAGAATGCAGTAA
- the tssG gene encoding type VI secretion system baseplate subunit TssG produces the protein MQAPDRRIDPGVVDALLDEPHRFEFFQAVRVLEGLFARQASDAPGAWRQGDVVAQRIEFRNTLSLGFPPSEIEGVRSFDDDGTLLDSGEQRGAALAAGELGHVELTPAFFGLLGGQGALPLHYTEQIVAREHLRRDHAARAFFDVFSNRATALFYAAWKKYRLPFHYELDRDERYLPLLLAIAGVPSDEVRDSLAAGAGGVLDEAVAGYALAARHRPMSAAYLQRTLSDYFRVPVKIDQFVGKWYDVPPDQLSVLGEVNAVLGATALVGERVWQRDMRARIVVGPLSKRDYEAFLPGGAQAVALERMLTLLAGVTLEYEVKLVLKRTEVGASVLGAGSRLGWDAFLCTRDAIVDRSDARYELHVIH, from the coding sequence ATGCAAGCCCCGGACCGGCGAATCGATCCTGGCGTAGTCGACGCGCTGCTCGACGAGCCGCACCGCTTCGAGTTTTTCCAGGCGGTGCGCGTGCTCGAAGGGCTGTTCGCGCGACAGGCGTCGGACGCGCCCGGCGCATGGCGGCAGGGCGACGTCGTCGCGCAGCGCATCGAATTCCGCAACACGCTGTCGCTCGGTTTTCCGCCGAGCGAGATCGAAGGCGTGCGCTCGTTCGACGACGACGGCACGCTGCTCGACTCGGGCGAGCAGCGCGGCGCCGCGCTCGCGGCCGGCGAACTCGGCCACGTCGAGCTGACGCCCGCGTTCTTCGGGCTGCTCGGCGGGCAGGGCGCGCTGCCGCTGCATTACACCGAGCAGATCGTCGCGCGCGAGCACCTGCGGCGCGATCACGCGGCGCGCGCGTTCTTCGACGTGTTCTCGAACCGCGCGACCGCGCTGTTCTATGCGGCGTGGAAGAAATACCGGCTGCCGTTCCATTACGAGCTCGACCGTGACGAGCGCTACCTGCCGCTGTTGCTCGCAATCGCGGGGGTGCCGAGCGACGAGGTGCGCGACAGCCTCGCGGCCGGCGCGGGCGGCGTGCTCGACGAGGCCGTCGCCGGCTACGCGCTGGCCGCGCGGCACCGGCCGATGTCGGCCGCGTACCTGCAGCGCACGCTGTCCGACTATTTCCGCGTGCCGGTGAAGATCGATCAGTTCGTCGGCAAGTGGTACGACGTGCCGCCCGACCAGCTGAGCGTGCTCGGCGAGGTCAACGCGGTGCTCGGCGCAACCGCGCTGGTCGGCGAGCGCGTGTGGCAACGCGACATGCGCGCGCGGATCGTCGTCGGCCCGCTGTCCAAGCGCGACTACGAGGCGTTCCTGCCCGGCGGCGCGCAGGCCGTCGCGCTCGAACGGATGCTGACGCTGCTTGCCGGCGTCACGCTCGAATACGAGGTGAAGCTCGTGCTGAAGCGCACCGAGGTGGGCGCGAGCGTGCTCGGCGCGGGCTCGCGGCTCGGCTGGGACGCGTTCCTCTGCACGCGCGACGCGATCGTCGACCGTTCCGACGCACGCTACGAACTGCACGTGATTCACTGA
- the tssA gene encoding type VI secretion system protein TssA, with product MPINLPELLTPISESSPSGDDLLFSNEFDAIQDARRYDDPTLDQGEWVTEIKEADWGFVVDHAGELLRTRTKDLRLAVWLTEALALEDGITGLTEGYALLEGLCREYWDTVHPLPEGDDTEYRLGNVAWLSGRTAELLRAVPMTDGASNAFSTLDWEVAQHVAQSIKRDPEHADDIARGKPSIDQIDSSRRVTSIAFYTALLANLKAFEFALDAFEERLVERAGDLAPSFRQARDAFETVYRLAERFAREQGYTGSAPHTQAAPPAQPERIEPSFGDPIQIEETHVQSQTAPRPPVTQMIAGIQNRAQAVDQLRAVARYFRQTEPHSPVAYLADKAAEWADMPLHKWLESVVKDDGSLSHIRELLGVRPDEQS from the coding sequence ATGCCGATCAATCTCCCCGAGCTGCTGACGCCGATCAGCGAATCGTCGCCCAGCGGCGACGACCTGCTGTTTTCGAACGAATTCGACGCGATCCAGGATGCGCGGCGCTACGACGACCCAACGCTCGACCAGGGCGAATGGGTGACCGAGATCAAGGAGGCCGACTGGGGCTTCGTCGTCGACCATGCGGGCGAACTGCTGCGCACGCGCACGAAGGACCTGCGGCTCGCGGTGTGGCTGACCGAGGCGCTCGCGCTCGAGGACGGCATCACCGGCCTCACCGAAGGCTATGCGCTGCTCGAGGGCCTGTGCCGCGAGTACTGGGACACCGTGCACCCGCTGCCCGAAGGCGATGACACCGAGTACCGGCTCGGCAACGTCGCGTGGCTCTCCGGCCGCACGGCCGAGCTGCTGCGCGCGGTGCCGATGACGGACGGCGCGTCGAATGCGTTCAGCACGCTCGACTGGGAAGTGGCGCAGCACGTTGCGCAGTCCATCAAGCGCGACCCCGAACACGCGGACGACATCGCGCGCGGCAAGCCGTCGATCGACCAGATCGATTCGTCGCGGCGCGTCACGTCGATCGCGTTCTACACGGCGCTGCTGGCGAACCTGAAGGCGTTCGAATTCGCGCTCGACGCGTTCGAGGAGCGGCTCGTCGAGCGCGCGGGCGATTTGGCGCCGAGCTTCCGGCAGGCGCGCGACGCGTTCGAGACCGTGTACCGGCTCGCCGAGCGCTTTGCGCGCGAGCAGGGCTATACGGGCAGCGCGCCGCACACGCAGGCGGCGCCGCCCGCGCAGCCCGAGCGTATCGAGCCGAGCTTCGGCGACCCGATCCAGATCGAGGAGACTCACGTGCAGTCGCAGACCGCTCCGCGTCCGCCGGTGACGCAGATGATCGCCGGCATCCAGAACCGCGCGCAGGCCGTCGACCAGTTGCGCGCGGTCGCACGTTATTTCCGTCAGACCGAGCCGCACAGCCCGGTCGCGTACCTTGCCGACAAGGCGGCCGAATGGGCCGACATGCCGCTGCACAAGTGGCTCGAGAGCGTCGTGAAGGACGACGGCTCGCTGTCGCATATTCGCGAGCTGCTGGGCGTGAGGCCGGACGAGCAGTCGTAA
- the tssF gene encoding type VI secretion system baseplate subunit TssF, with protein sequence MEELLPYYERELSFLRRYSRDFAERYPKIAARLALSGEHCEDPHVERMIESFALLGARINKKLDDDYPEFTEALLEVLYPHYLRPFPSCSIAQFTPASPGQQTEPVVIDRGTELKSRPIRGVQCRFRTAYDVTLAPIRISEARYTPVALAPSATVLPSNATGVISITFESLAAQLDLGALKLSTLRAHLHGEQSFVAALTDCLFVNVLGAYVEPERNGRWTPLRKLPIAQAGFAEDDALIDYPAKSHPAYRLLTEYFAFPDKFDFVDFDLAAIARASGRCQRATLHLVLQDVRSDSHVARLLELLTASHFRLFCTPIVNLFRQHGEPIRITHRAVSYPVIAEARRAFAYEVYSIDSVKLVRQQAHEESVIEFRPFYSLHHGEAARIGHYWFARRNDWVAQKSPGYETEISIVDIDFEPTSPQTDTLSLDLTCTNRDLPAMLAFGLEGGDLFQEGGAQTSGIALLRRPTQSVRFERGRAAHWRLVSHLALNHVSLVAHGLAPLKEMLTLYDLRRTAVSMRQIDGLVGVEQRGAVQWLPGKPFATFVRGVEIRLTIDEEHFVGASLASFVRVLDSFFGLYVHLNSFVQLVVVSKRTGEEIIRCKPRTGESILA encoded by the coding sequence ATGGAAGAATTGCTGCCGTATTACGAGCGCGAATTATCGTTTTTGCGGCGCTATTCGCGAGATTTCGCCGAACGCTATCCGAAGATCGCGGCACGGCTCGCGTTGTCCGGCGAGCATTGCGAGGATCCGCACGTCGAGCGGATGATCGAGTCGTTCGCGCTGCTCGGCGCGCGCATCAACAAGAAGCTCGACGACGATTACCCCGAATTCACCGAAGCGCTGCTGGAAGTGCTGTATCCGCACTACCTGCGGCCGTTCCCGTCGTGCTCGATCGCGCAGTTCACGCCTGCATCGCCCGGCCAGCAGACCGAACCGGTCGTGATCGATCGCGGCACCGAGCTGAAGAGCCGTCCGATCCGCGGCGTGCAGTGCCGCTTCCGCACCGCCTACGACGTGACGCTCGCGCCGATCCGCATCTCGGAAGCGCGCTACACGCCGGTCGCGCTCGCGCCGAGCGCGACGGTGCTGCCGTCCAACGCGACGGGCGTGATCTCGATCACGTTCGAATCGCTCGCCGCGCAGCTCGATCTCGGCGCGCTGAAGCTGTCGACGTTGCGCGCGCACCTGCACGGCGAGCAGTCGTTCGTCGCCGCGCTGACCGACTGCCTGTTCGTCAACGTGCTCGGCGCGTACGTCGAGCCCGAACGCAACGGCCGCTGGACGCCGCTGCGCAAGCTGCCGATCGCGCAGGCCGGCTTCGCCGAGGACGACGCGCTGATCGACTACCCGGCGAAATCGCATCCCGCGTATCGCCTGCTCACCGAATACTTCGCGTTCCCCGACAAGTTCGATTTCGTCGATTTCGACCTCGCGGCGATTGCGCGCGCGTCGGGCCGCTGCCAGCGCGCGACGCTGCACCTCGTGCTGCAGGACGTGCGCAGCGATTCGCACGTCGCGCGGCTGCTCGAACTGCTGACGGCGAGCCATTTCCGGCTGTTCTGCACGCCGATCGTCAACCTGTTCCGCCAGCACGGCGAGCCGATCCGCATCACGCACCGCGCGGTGTCCTACCCGGTGATCGCGGAGGCGCGGCGCGCGTTCGCGTACGAGGTGTACTCGATCGACTCGGTGAAGCTCGTCAGGCAGCAGGCGCACGAAGAGTCGGTGATCGAGTTCCGGCCGTTCTATTCGCTGCATCACGGCGAAGCGGCGCGGATCGGCCATTACTGGTTCGCGCGCCGCAACGACTGGGTCGCGCAGAAGAGCCCCGGCTACGAAACCGAGATTTCGATCGTCGACATCGATTTCGAGCCGACCTCGCCGCAGACCGACACGCTGAGCCTCGACCTCACCTGCACGAACCGCGACCTGCCGGCGATGCTCGCGTTCGGCCTCGAAGGCGGCGACCTGTTCCAGGAAGGCGGCGCGCAGACGAGCGGCATCGCGCTGCTGCGCCGGCCGACGCAGAGCGTGCGCTTCGAGCGCGGCCGCGCCGCGCACTGGCGCCTCGTGTCGCATCTCGCGCTCAATCATGTATCGCTGGTCGCGCACGGCCTCGCGCCGCTGAAGGAAATGCTGACGCTGTACGACCTGCGGCGCACCGCCGTGTCGATGCGCCAGATCGACGGCCTGGTCGGCGTCGAGCAGCGCGGCGCCGTGCAGTGGCTGCCCGGCAAGCCGTTCGCGACCTTCGTGCGCGGCGTCGAGATCCGGCTGACGATCGACGAGGAGCATTTCGTCGGCGCGAGCCTTGCGTCGTTCGTGCGCGTGCTCGACAGCTTCTTCGGCCTGTATGTCCACCTCAACAGTTTCGTTCAACTAGTCGTCGTGTCGAAGCGCACCGGCGAGGAGATCATCCGATGCAAGCCCCGGACCGGCGAATCGATCCTGGCGTAG
- a CDS encoding Hcp family type VI secretion system effector encodes MLHMHLQFGSPAVKGESADKDHQGWIELKSWDHSIVQPRSATASTAGGHTMTRCEHGDMIFTKEIDSSSPLLYQHASGGTTFDEVTVHFSRADGEGKRVQYLEVKLKYVIISSIAPSVREEGLPLETFSLKYAAVQWKQTQQKIGGNQGGNTQGAWSLTKNDKTYAV; translated from the coding sequence ATGTTACATATGCACTTGCAGTTTGGTAGTCCGGCGGTGAAGGGCGAATCCGCGGACAAGGACCATCAGGGCTGGATCGAACTGAAATCGTGGGATCACTCGATCGTTCAGCCGCGTTCGGCAACCGCATCGACCGCAGGCGGTCACACGATGACGCGTTGCGAGCACGGCGACATGATTTTCACGAAGGAAATCGATTCGTCGAGCCCGCTGCTGTACCAGCACGCTTCGGGCGGCACCACGTTCGACGAGGTGACGGTCCATTTCTCGCGCGCAGACGGTGAAGGCAAGCGCGTGCAGTATCTGGAAGTCAAGCTCAAGTACGTGATCATCTCGAGCATCGCGCCGAGCGTTCGCGAGGAAGGTCTGCCCCTCGAAACGTTCTCGCTGAAGTACGCAGCCGTGCAGTGGAAGCAAACCCAGCAGAAGATCGGCGGCAACCAGGGCGGCAACACGCAAGGCGCCTGGAGTCTGACGAAGAACGACAAGACCTACGCGGTCTAA
- the tssH gene encoding type VI secretion system ATPase TssH, with product MSTPLKTLITKLNPLCRHAAERAASACLARGHYEVDLEHLFLALLEEPAGDLPLALRASRVDPHALRADLERELTHLKTGNTRTPVFSVHLIALFEQAWLIASLDSQLGRIRSGHLLLALLTAPDLAQFAQRMSSQFAEVNVTDLKHKFDEIVSGSNEAEPRQADVDDGGAAPAGDGAAPAAGPSKTPALDTYTTNLTQRARDGKIDPVIGREAEIRQAIDILMRRRQNNPIMTGEAGVGKTAVVEGLALRIAADDVPPPLRGVALHVLDMGLLQAGASVKGEFENRLKSVIDEVKKSAHPIILFIDEAHTIIGAGGQAGQNDAANLLKPALARGELRTIAATTWSEYKKYFEKDAALARRFQVVKVEEPSEPLAAAMLRGMSGLMEKHFNVRILDDAITEAVRLSHRYISGRQLPDKAISVLDTACAKVALAHSATPAAIDDTKKRIERIDAEIASLEREAAGGASHDERLGELRGTRGTALEQLAKDEARYEDERAIVAEITELREALDKARGPSEDGQPVDVQATRDKLAERVAALHALQGGEPMVPLQVDGHVVAEIVAAWTGIPLGRMVKDEIDTVLNLQPLLGARVIGQDHALDAIAQRVRTATANLEDPNKPRGVFMFVGPSGVGKTETALALADILYGGERKMVTINMSEYQEAHSVSGLKGSPPGYVGYGEGGVLTEAVRRNPYSVVLLDEVEKAHPDVLEMFFQVFDKGAMDDAEGREIDFRNTLIILTSNVGSTAVMAACLNKPAEELPDPDALAETLRPQLYKTFKPAFLGRMKVVPYYPISDDVLAEIIELKLERIRRRIETNHKAAFEWDESLVEAVLARCTEVDSGARNVDHILNGTLLPEIAGHVLGRIADGAAIARITVRADEAGEFAYTVE from the coding sequence ATGAGCACGCCTCTGAAGACCCTGATCACGAAACTGAATCCGCTGTGCCGGCATGCGGCCGAGCGCGCGGCGAGCGCGTGCCTGGCGCGCGGGCATTACGAGGTCGATCTGGAGCACCTGTTCCTCGCGCTGCTCGAAGAGCCGGCGGGCGACCTGCCGCTCGCGCTGCGCGCGAGCCGCGTCGATCCGCATGCGCTGCGCGCCGATCTGGAGCGCGAGCTGACGCACCTGAAGACCGGCAACACGCGCACGCCGGTGTTTTCCGTGCACCTGATCGCGCTGTTCGAGCAGGCATGGCTGATCGCGTCGCTCGATTCGCAGCTCGGCCGCATCCGCTCGGGCCACCTGCTGCTCGCGCTGCTGACCGCGCCGGATCTCGCGCAGTTCGCGCAGCGGATGTCGTCGCAGTTCGCGGAAGTGAACGTGACGGACCTGAAGCACAAGTTCGACGAAATCGTGTCCGGGTCGAACGAGGCCGAGCCGCGCCAGGCCGATGTGGACGATGGTGGCGCGGCGCCGGCCGGCGACGGCGCGGCACCTGCGGCCGGCCCGTCGAAGACGCCCGCGCTCGACACGTACACGACCAACCTCACGCAGCGCGCGCGCGACGGCAAGATCGATCCGGTGATCGGGCGCGAAGCCGAGATTCGCCAGGCGATCGACATCCTGATGCGCCGCCGCCAGAACAACCCGATCATGACCGGCGAGGCCGGCGTCGGCAAAACGGCGGTCGTCGAAGGGCTCGCGCTGCGCATCGCGGCCGACGACGTGCCGCCGCCGCTGCGCGGTGTCGCGCTGCACGTGCTCGACATGGGGCTGCTGCAGGCCGGCGCGAGCGTGAAGGGCGAGTTCGAGAACCGCCTGAAGAGCGTGATCGACGAAGTGAAGAAGAGCGCGCACCCGATCATCCTGTTCATCGACGAAGCGCACACGATCATCGGCGCGGGCGGCCAGGCCGGCCAGAACGATGCGGCGAACCTGCTGAAGCCGGCGCTCGCGCGCGGCGAGCTGCGCACGATCGCCGCGACCACGTGGAGCGAATACAAGAAGTACTTCGAGAAGGACGCGGCGCTCGCGCGGCGCTTCCAGGTCGTGAAGGTCGAGGAGCCGAGCGAGCCGCTCGCGGCCGCGATGCTGCGCGGGATGTCCGGCCTGATGGAGAAGCACTTCAACGTGCGGATTCTCGACGATGCGATCACCGAGGCCGTGCGCCTGTCGCACCGCTACATCAGCGGCCGTCAGCTGCCCGACAAGGCGATCAGCGTGCTCGACACCGCCTGCGCGAAGGTTGCGCTCGCGCACAGCGCGACGCCGGCGGCGATCGACGACACGAAGAAGCGCATCGAGCGGATCGACGCGGAAATCGCGTCGCTGGAGCGCGAGGCGGCCGGCGGCGCGTCGCACGACGAACGGCTCGGCGAGCTGCGCGGCACGCGCGGGACGGCGCTCGAACAACTGGCGAAGGACGAGGCGCGCTACGAAGACGAGCGCGCGATCGTCGCCGAAATCACCGAACTGCGCGAAGCGCTCGACAAGGCGCGCGGCCCGTCCGAGGACGGCCAGCCGGTCGACGTGCAGGCGACCCGCGACAAGCTCGCCGAGCGCGTCGCGGCGCTGCATGCGCTGCAGGGCGGCGAGCCGATGGTGCCGCTGCAGGTGGACGGCCACGTCGTCGCCGAGATCGTCGCCGCGTGGACGGGCATTCCGCTCGGCCGGATGGTGAAGGACGAGATCGACACCGTGCTGAACCTGCAGCCGCTGCTCGGCGCGCGCGTGATCGGCCAGGACCACGCGCTCGACGCGATCGCGCAGCGCGTGCGCACCGCGACCGCGAACCTCGAGGATCCGAACAAGCCGCGCGGCGTGTTCATGTTCGTCGGGCCGTCGGGCGTCGGCAAGACCGAGACGGCGCTCGCGCTGGCCGACATCCTGTACGGCGGCGAGCGCAAGATGGTCACGATCAACATGAGCGAGTACCAGGAAGCGCACAGCGTGTCGGGCCTGAAGGGCTCGCCGCCGGGCTACGTCGGTTACGGCGAAGGCGGCGTGCTGACCGAGGCCGTGCGCCGCAACCCGTATTCGGTCGTGCTGCTCGACGAAGTCGAGAAGGCGCACCCCGACGTGCTCGAGATGTTCTTCCAGGTGTTCGACAAGGGCGCGATGGACGATGCGGAAGGGCGCGAGATCGACTTCCGCAACACGCTGATCATCCTGACGTCGAACGTCGGTTCGACCGCGGTGATGGCGGCGTGCCTGAACAAGCCCGCCGAAGAGCTGCCCGACCCGGACGCGCTCGCCGAGACGCTGCGCCCGCAGCTGTACAAGACGTTCAAGCCCGCGTTCCTCGGCCGGATGAAGGTCGTGCCGTACTATCCGATCTCCGACGACGTGCTCGCCGAGATCATCGAGCTGAAGCTCGAGCGGATCCGCCGCCGGATCGAGACGAACCACAAGGCCGCGTTCGAGTGGGACGAATCGCTCGTCGAGGCGGTGCTCGCGCGCTGCACCGAAGTCGATTCGGGCGCCCGCAACGTCGACCATATCCTGAACGGTACGCTGCTGCCGGAGATCGCGGGCCACGTGCTCGGCCGGATCGCCGACGGCGCGGCCATCGCGCGCATTACGGTGCGCGCGGACGAGGCCGGCGAATTCGCCTATACGGTCGAATGA